The Candidatus Eisenbacteria bacterium genome includes the window ATCTTCCCGCCGTTTCGGAGCGACTCGGCGACGCGCGAGGCGGCCGCCTCGAAGGGAGCCGCGAGCTCCTCGCGGACCCGATCGAGAACGCCGAGCCTTTCGCGCATCTTTGATTCAAACATCGAATGATTGCCTTTCTCCGATGCGCGCGAGGTGCTCCTCGAGCGCCGCTTCCCACGGCCGAAGCGGAGGGATCCCGTACTCCGCGAGCCGCACGCTCCGGAGGGTCGAACGCGCGGGACGCCGGGCCGGACGCATGCTCTCCGGCGTCGGGATCGCCCGGATCGGGATCTCCGCGCGGCCGGATAGGTCGAGGATCTTCCGAGCAAAGAGAAAGCGGCTCGCCTCGCCCGAGTTGACCACGTGGAAGATCCCTTCCGCGCGCGCGCGGACGAGATCGAGAAGCGCCCCGGCGACATCCGCTGCGTAGGTCGGCGACCCGAACTGGTCGTCGACGACCGCGAGCTCCCTCCCCTCCTTCGCCGCCTTCAGGATCGACCGGACGAAGTTCCCCGTCCCCCCTTCTCCATAGAGCCAGGCCGTCCGCGCGAGGACCGCATTCGGGACCGCCTCTCGGACTGCCCCCTCTCCCGCGAGCTTCGATTCGCCGTACGCCGAGATCGGGTTCGGCTCGTCCTTCTCCGTATACGCCTCCGCTTTCCGGCCGTCGAACACGAAATCGGTGCTGATGAAGACGAGGCGCGCGTTCCTTCGCGCCGCTTCCTCGGCCACGATCCGCGCCGCCTCCCCGTTCACTCGATGCGCGCGCTCCGGGTCCCTCTCGCAGCCGTCGACGTCCGTCCATGCGGCCGCGTGAACGACGAGATCGGGCCGGAAGCGGCCAAGGAACTCCCGAACCGCCCCGCGATCCGTTATATCCATACGATCGATGTCCGGATCTTCCACCTCTCCGAGGGATGCGAAACGAGCGCGAAGCGCGCGCCCGAGCTGACCCTCCCCGCCGGTCACGAGCGTCCGCAACGCGCCCCCCTCGACGATTCCTTCCCGGTCACGCCCGCCGGGCCGCCGCCTGGCTCCGGCCGTGAATCGCATCCGCCATCGCGCGCACCTTCTCGGCGGAGATCTCCCCCTCGAGCGCGTGCCCGACCACGACGAAATCCGCTCCCGCCTCGCGCGCCGCCGCCGCCTCCGCGGCGCTCCGAATCCCCCCCCCGACGAAGAGCGGAATGGAGACATAGCCCCGCACCGCCCGGATCGTCGCCGGCGGGACGGGGGAAGCCGCTCCGCTCCCCGCCTCGAGATAAACCGCTCGCATCCCCATGTACTCGGCGGCGAGCGCGTGCGCCATCACGATCTCCGGTCGATCCGCAGGAATCGGATGCGTTCCGGACACGAAGTGCACCGTTCTTCCGTCGCACCCGACGAGGAGATAGCCGGTCGGGATCGGCTCGAGCCCGTGCTCCTTCACGCGGGGCGCGGAGCGAACCTGTTCCTCGGCGAGGAAGAGGGGGTTGCGTCCCGAGAGGAGCGTGAGAAAGAGGATACCGTCCGCGCGGCGGCTGATCTGATGCGCGCTCCCCGGAAAGAGGATCACGGGGAGCGAGCTCCCTTCCTTCAAACCGCACACGATCGCATCTAAACGATCGCGGAGAGCGAAGCTCGACCCGACGAGGAGCGCGTCCGCGCCGTTTTCCTCGAGGAGGGCCGCCCGCGAGGGGCAGGCCGCCGGCTCGATCCTCTCCTGGTCGACGAGCGGAAGGAAGAGCGCGCCCGTCTCGCGGCGCTTCCGGAGAAGCGATTCGTACAGCGCTCCGATGGCTCTACCCTCCCTCGAGGACGGCGCGCACCCACTCCGGGATTTCGCGAAGGGCCTCCTCGAGCTTCTCGGGATCCTTGCCGCCCGCCTGCGCGAAGGTCGGTTTCCCGCCTCCGCGCCCGCCCGCGAGCCGCGCGGCTCTCCCGACGAGATCGCCCGCCGAGAGACCGCGGGAGACGAGATCGCGGCTCACCATGCCGACGAGGAACGCCTTCCCCTCGGCGCGAGTGCCGAGCACGGCAACGAGCGCCTGCTCCTCGCTCTGGAACCGGTCCACAATTCCTTGAAGGCTCGAGGGATTGCTCCCGTCGACGACCGCAGCGAGAACGCGCACGTCGCCGATCCGAACCGCCCGCGCGAGGAGATCTCCCGCGCGCCCTCCCGCCCCCTCCGTCCGCGCCCGAGCCAGCTCCTTTTCGAGGCTCTGAATGCGGCCGTGCAGAGCCTCCGCGCGCGCGACGACCTCCTCCGGCGCGGCCCGAAGCGCCTCCCCGACTCGCGCGAGCCTCTCTCGATCCTCTTGAATCCTGCGAAACGCGGCCGCCCCCGTGATCGCCTCGATCCGCCTCGTTCCCGATCCGACCGCGCTCTCCGACACGATGAGGAACGGCCCGATCTCGCCGGTCCGGCGGACGTGCGTCCCTCCGCAAAGCTCGAGGCTGTACTCCTCGACCGAGACCATACGCACGCTCTCGCCGTACTTCTCGCCGAAGAGGGCGACGGCCCCTCGCTTCGACGCCTCCTCGAACGGAACGACATCGGTGCGGACCGCCCGATCTTCCTGAACCTCCAGGTTCACGCGCGCCTCGACGCGCCCGATCTCCTCCTCCGTCATCCGCGCGAAGTGGACGAAGTCGAAGCGAAGACGGTCCGGCGCGACGAGCGACCCGGCCTGCCGCACATGGTCGCCGAGGACCTCGCGCAGCGCGCGGTGGAGAAGGTGCGTCGCGGTGTGGTTTCGCGCCGTTGCGAAGCGCCTTTCTTTCTCCACCGTCGCGCGCACCGGCGTTCCCGCGCGGATCTCCGCGGCCGCCCTCCCGAGGAGGAGAGAGCGGTCGTCGGGGGAACGAATCGCGTCCCGCACGAGAAAGAGGCGTTCTCCGCGCGCGTTCAGGATCTCGCCGGCATCCCCCGTCTGTCCTCCCGACTCGCCGTAGAAGGGGGATTTCGCGAGGATCACCATCGCTTCGTCGTTCGGGCCGATCGAGTCGACGAGACGCCCCTCCCGCACGAGGCCGGCGATCGTTGTCTCCGCTTCGAGCGTGTCGTACCCGACGAAGACGGAGGGGATCGCGGAGAGATCGGGAAGCGTCTCGCCCCCCGCGCCCGCCGACCATTGCGAACGGGTTCTCTGCTCCTCCATCGCCGCCTCGAACGCCCGGAGATCGACCGCGAAGCCCTCGGCCCTCGCCATCTCCTCGGTCAGCTCGATCGGAAACCCATAGGTATCATAGAGACGAAAAACATCGCTTCCGGGAAGAACCGTCTCCCCGTTCCTCCGGAGGCGGTCGGTGGTCTTGCGGAAAATCTCGAGCCCCTGTTCGAGCGTTCGGCGGAAGCGCTCTTCCTCCGCGCGGATCGTCGCGGCGACACGCGCGCGGCTCTCGTCGAGGGCCGGATACGCGCCGCGCATGACTTCGACCACGATCTCTCCGACCCGATCGAGGAAGAG containing:
- the rfbD gene encoding dTDP-4-dehydrorhamnose reductase, with the translated sequence MRTLVTGGEGQLGRALRARFASLGEVEDPDIDRMDITDRGAVREFLGRFRPDLVVHAAAWTDVDGCERDPERAHRVNGEAARIVAEEAARRNARLVFISTDFVFDGRKAEAYTEKDEPNPISAYGESKLAGEGAVREAVPNAVLARTAWLYGEGGTGNFVRSILKAAKEGRELAVVDDQFGSPTYAADVAGALLDLVRARAEGIFHVVNSGEASRFLFARKILDLSGRAEIPIRAIPTPESMRPARRPARSTLRSVRLAEYGIPPLRPWEAALEEHLARIGERQSFDV
- a CDS encoding geranylgeranylglyceryl/heptaprenylglyceryl phosphate synthase, producing the protein MPRSSRRPFAKSRSGCAPSSREGRAIGALYESLLRKRRETGALFLPLVDQERIEPAACPSRAALLEENGADALLVGSSFALRDRLDAIVCGLKEGSSLPVILFPGSAHQISRRADGILFLTLLSGRNPLFLAEEQVRSAPRVKEHGLEPIPTGYLLVGCDGRTVHFVSGTHPIPADRPEIVMAHALAAEYMGMRAVYLEAGSGAASPVPPATIRAVRGYVSIPLFVGGGIRSAAEAAAAREAGADFVVVGHALEGEISAEKVRAMADAIHGRSQAAARRA
- the alaS gene encoding alanine--tRNA ligase; translation: MGRKSRARSEELRQVFLDFFRERNHPILPASPLAPHDDPTLLFTTAGMVQFKPYYTATGPIPYRRAATVQPCLRGSDLERVGVTTRHHTFFEMLGNFSFGDYFKEEAILWAWEFSTQVLGLPEEKIWASVYEADDEAAAIWEKKVGLDPRRIVRLGADDNFWGPAGDSGPCGPCSELYLDLGDGRGCGLPTCRAGCDCDRYIEYWNLVFPQYNQDKEGNRTPLPNRGVDTGMGLERLAQIMQGVESNFDTDLFVPILDAVRGFARGVDPAKDENLAAVRVIADHARALVFAVHEGILPGNEGRGYVLRRILRRALLRANRLGINDLFLDRVGEIVVEVMRGAYPALDESRARVAATIRAEEERFRRTLEQGLEIFRKTTDRLRRNGETVLPGSDVFRLYDTYGFPIELTEEMARAEGFAVDLRAFEAAMEEQRTRSQWSAGAGGETLPDLSAIPSVFVGYDTLEAETTIAGLVREGRLVDSIGPNDEAMVILAKSPFYGESGGQTGDAGEILNARGERLFLVRDAIRSPDDRSLLLGRAAAEIRAGTPVRATVEKERRFATARNHTATHLLHRALREVLGDHVRQAGSLVAPDRLRFDFVHFARMTEEEIGRVEARVNLEVQEDRAVRTDVVPFEEASKRGAVALFGEKYGESVRMVSVEEYSLELCGGTHVRRTGEIGPFLIVSESAVGSGTRRIEAITGAAAFRRIQEDRERLARVGEALRAAPEEVVARAEALHGRIQSLEKELARARTEGAGGRAGDLLARAVRIGDVRVLAAVVDGSNPSSLQGIVDRFQSEEQALVAVLGTRAEGKAFLVGMVSRDLVSRGLSAGDLVGRAARLAGGRGGGKPTFAQAGGKDPEKLEEALREIPEWVRAVLEGG